A region from the Acyrthosiphon pisum isolate AL4f chromosome A1, pea_aphid_22Mar2018_4r6ur, whole genome shotgun sequence genome encodes:
- the LOC103310686 gene encoding uncharacterized protein LOC103310686: protein MLMPIISKFFDELHNTSLLELGCNIDGLPISKSSKACFWPILVSFVNCNIYNLSKIVIPIGIYYHKSKKPSSASEFLTHFISEMKIIIDSGGLSINEKTFQLKISQVVCDAPAKAFILNVKGHNAYHSCNSCIVEGSFINNRMSYLDINCTLRTNESFREKLDEYYHKGDESPLETLDINITNVVVLEYMHNICLGVMKKLLSFWVKGLKPIRLLSVHMDLINSKFD from the coding sequence ATGTTAATGccaataatatctaaattttttgaTGAACTACATAACACATCTTTGTTAGAATTAGGATGTAATATTGATGGTCTTCCAATTTCTAAAAGTTCAAAAGCTTGTTTCTGGCCTATACTAGTTTCATTTGTTAattgcaatatttataatttatcaaaaattgtcATACCTATTGGAATATATTAccataaaagtaaaaaacctTCATCAGCCTCAGAGTTTTTAACACATTTCATATctgaaatgaaaattattattgatagtgGTGGTTtaagtataaatgaaaaaacttttcagttaaaaattagtCAAGTTGTGTGTGATGCCCCAGCTAaggcttttatattaaatgtcaaAGGTCATAATGCCTACCATTCATGTAATTCTTGCATTGTAGAAGgttcttttattaataatcgTATGTcctatttagatattaattgtACCTTACGAACAAATGAATCATTTAGAGAAAAATTAGATGAATATTACCACAAAGGTGATGAAAGCCCTTTAGAAACATTGGATATTAACATTACTAATGTAGTAGTACTCGAATATATGCACAATATTTGCCTAggagttatgaaaaaattattaagcttCTGGGTAAAAGGTTTAAAACCTATAAGACTTTTATCAGTACACATGGatttaattaattctaaatttgaTTGA